GAGTGCATTCTTTTTGTCACGTATGCGCTCGTAAGTGAGGGATGGatggtttaatttaatgtaaataacATATAGATGCATTACCTTACTGTAATCACCATATTGTACAActtaccgaaaattcggtgtgaaaataaaatcatagctTTATCTTACTAAAATTTTCGTCACACCGAAGTACAGTAtaccaaattttcaatatgaTGAATTTCAATGCCGAAATtgtacctcattttcggtataccttacttttgtGATACAATTGACATTCAACAtcaatgaaaattgaatattttaatttttaaaatataatttagattttataatctaaaaatatcaGTAGTGCTACAAATTGTTTTACACTGTCGATTCGTTTTATCGGTTCTTTTAGAAGTAGGATTAGGGTGGGTCGGTATAGTATATTACACCGAAAATGTTATACAGCATATTATATCGAAACTTGTTGTGCGGGaaaataaatatctatatcgtatcgaaattTTTGGTAACACCAAAATTTAGTATAGTATGATAAACTTTTGATATCGTTATTGCAGTATATCGTATGGTATACTAAAACACGGTATGCCATACCATAATACCTCTGTTCATGTCgatattactccttccgtcccattcaagatgatcacctttcttttttttatttatcccaatcaagatggtcgctttcaaattttggaaataacctcctctctcctcttccttcattaaaatattcaacttcttttttcctctctacttTCTTCCAcctaggggtggcaaatcgtgcgtgttgtgtcgttatcgtgtcgacacgataacaacaaacacgaacacgacccgttaagaaaactccaaacacgaacacgacccgctaccctcagacacgaacacgatacgaacccattaacgacacgaaccacttcgggtcaacacgacacgataacaacacatatacgacacaacacgataacaacactataataataatattataatatattaatattatttctaatacgaaaattttaattttagttttaaatttttaaaattttaaaattttaaaataaataaaaataaaaataatattatatatacttaaggtgtaacacgaacacggcacgaaataatattatagtatacTTAACGTGTagcacgaacacgacacgaaattttcgtgtccttatcgtgtcgacacgataaggacacaaacccaataagctttgacacatacccattaatttcgtgcgggttcgtgtcgtgccaaaaattgtcagccctacttccacctaacaacacttcctaaaatctcgtgccactcaagaatgtgacCATCTCgaatgggacgaagggagtaatacagtaagatataaataaatatgagcAATATATATCGGATTCATATATCGAGCGTTCGGTATATATTTATACCGATTTGATACCACATGTTTGATGTATACCATGGTACTTGAAAATGTATACCTTAATCGTACCGAAATCAATTGATAAGATATCGCATTATGCCATTcgaaaaattgatatttttaaaacttttttgaTACAAAAAAgactatattttaatattttggtaCTTTTATCCACCTCTAAATTATACATCCATTGCTTTATTACTACATACTGTCAGTGTTgagtaattttaattaattagaggTAGTTTAGCCCAATAAATATACATTCATTGCGATATTGCTACAGCCCGTGTTAGTATTTAGTAGCAGTaactttaataaattaaggGTAGTTTAGCCCAATATTATACATACATTGCGTTataatcatcaaaattattGCTATTGCCGGTTATGTTAAATGATGAGAATTTAGTCCAAtgttaaaataacatttcGGTGAAGGCCCAGTATCAAGTATAATGGGCTTAGAAAATTCAGCCCAATTTGTTCACAAACAAATAACGTTCCGATTCACCTAATtgaaatttcttaaaataaagcGATTAAGGTtcgaatttgaagaaattagggtttttatCTTGTGCCGTTGAATTGATCTACCAAAATGATTTACGACGTGAATTCCCCACTTTTCCGTTCTTTCCTCAGCCAGAAGGGGGGTGTCTCCGACAAGAGGTATATCTCTCCTCCGAATTTGAAGTTTTCTAGGTGCTGTTTTTGTTCATTTACGTTGCTAAAAATTGTTTCCCAGAAAAACCGatgtttgatttttctatGTTCATTGATTGTTGCGCTAGCTTATTTGGAGTAATCGCATTTTACttggttaattaattatgcactAGATACTGCAAACTCGAGCTCCTTGTGATTATTTTGCATCTTTAATGATTTCCCCCTGATTTAATGAGTTAGAAATGTAATTGAATGTCCATATgcgaactttttttttgttttgtatattcTTGTTTAATCGATTACTGTAGGTCACCGTTTATATGGAGGAGAAATCATATAGGCTagtgtgttaattaattatgtaacaGTCCTAACCTGGCATATTTTGCATAATAATAGCATTTCCCCCAATTTGAAGCTATAGGGATGCAATTTCTGCcaattattgttttgttcttcCTTGAAATGAGTAACTATAAGTGcaaattgtaatttttctgcatttttttttgtttctccGTACTTATCATTGTAAGGCAttgctttgtttttattaGAGTCCTTATATTCATATCTGGAGATAATATATGTCCAGTGCTTGTTGTAAGGGATCTAGCTACAGATTTATGCCTTTCCAATATGCACACATGTATTGTCTTTTGCGATGTGCTTTGCCTTCTGCCTCAAACAGTCACACATGTAGTTATAGAATTCTCTATATGTGTTAGTATTTTAGTAGAACAGGAATGAGATTGGTGATGCCTACTTGAGTTTCACTGACATTGATGCTAATTCTTTTCAAAAGGAAAACCGAAGAGCAGAAGCCGAAGGAACAT
The genomic region above belongs to Salvia hispanica cultivar TCC Black 2014 chromosome 3, UniMelb_Shisp_WGS_1.0, whole genome shotgun sequence and contains:
- the LOC125215964 gene encoding wound-induced basic protein-like, which translates into the protein MIYDVNSPLFRSFLSQKGGVSDKRKTEEQKPKEHRPKANENKPVMSE